A single region of the Triticum dicoccoides isolate Atlit2015 ecotype Zavitan chromosome 2B, WEW_v2.0, whole genome shotgun sequence genome encodes:
- the LOC119367399 gene encoding uncharacterized protein LOC119367399 yields MDQFHDGHHVRLRSLVHRTRTYLHAADDGESVTLSQVRASMNAAWAVHIYHRADGDGEGFYDDDGPYLLLHSAAYGRYLGATDVPARRGHRGFRAELRDYDQPEVGAIMWRAVRSGFVDDVVLLHHAGGRFLRANGRYLPWNAGVSLDDDVNSMMHWVVEPIPAREAGMPAIPGPPPTLARFLSDMFMDPGRRIRYTPTLGGDYPEDSAGWGEFWFRGRSVFRLRDQLVMRTSINLYYQNVAICVRAGRYGRLTPLVVDLPHGGYGETLEIVILEDETRAYDELRHPDVDAE; encoded by the exons ATGGACCAGTTCCACGACGGGCACCACGTGCGGCTGCGGAGCCTCGTGCACCGCACCCGCACCTACCTCCACGCCGCCGACGACGGGGAGAGCGTCACCCTCAGCCAGGTCCGGGCCTCCATGAACGCGGCGTGGGCGGTGCACATCTACCACCGcgccgacggcgacggcgagggctTCTACGACGACGACGGCCCGTACCTGCTCCTCCACAGCGCCGCCTACGGCCGCTACCTCGGCGCCACGGACGTGCCGGCGCGGCGAGGCCACCGCGGCTTCCGCGCGGAGCTGCGCGACTACGACCAGCCGGAGGTGGGGGCCATCATGTGGCGGGCCGTCCGGTCGGGCTTCGTGGACGACGTCGTCCTGCTCCACCACGCGGGCGGCCGCTTCCTCCGCGCCAACGGCAGGTACCTTCCCTGGAACGCCGGCGTCAGCCTCGACGACGACGTCAACTCCATGATGCACTGGGTCGTCGAGCCCATCCCCGCTAGAGAGGCTGGCATGCCTGCCATTCCTGGCCCGCCTCCG ACTCTCGCAAGATTCCTCTCCGACATGTTCATGGATCCGGGACGGCGGATCCGGTACACTCCGACGCTCGGCGGGGACTACCCCGAGGACAGCGCCGGCTGGGGCGAGTTCTGGTTCAGGGGGAGGTCCGTGTTCCGTCTGAGGGACCAGCTGGTGATGCGCACCAGCATCAACCTGTACTACCAGAACGTCGCCATCTGCGTCCGAGCGGGCCGCTACGGGAGGCTGACCCCGCTCGTCGTCGACCTGCCCCACGGCGGCTACGGCGAGACCCTCGAGATTGTCATCCTCGAGGACGAGACTCGTG